One region of Acidobacteriota bacterium genomic DNA includes:
- a CDS encoding MbtH domain protein, whose protein sequence is MSDLVERLTNRQSIEASLRPEPNLELFKACIDRGYVHLKFTETRGGTELGVRLDDQASNLAEADFEAGEGTVHLCGDLTLDYVRVRCHGSIDLATFKGTGYLEKLPAEAGEDSTVN, encoded by the coding sequence ATGAGCGACTTGGTGGAACGGTTGACCAACCGCCAGAGCATCGAAGCGAGTCTGCGGCCGGAACCCAACCTCGAGCTCTTCAAGGCCTGCATCGATCGCGGCTACGTCCATCTCAAATTCACCGAAACGCGCGGCGGCACGGAGCTCGGCGTGCGCCTCGACGATCAGGCCAGCAACCTCGCCGAGGCCGACTTCGAGGCCGGCGAGGGCACCGTCCACCTGTGCGGCGACCTGACCCTCGACTACGTGCGGGTGCGCTGCCACGGCAGCATCGACCTCGCCACCTTCAAGGGCACCGGCTACCTCGAGAAGCTACCGGCGGAGGCCGGCGAGGATTCCACCGTCAATTAG
- a CDS encoding cyclic peptide export ABC transporter — MKFLRFVAGQSGRARWILAAAAAIGIFSGVLSVGLVALINAALNAEGPKMAAIGWTFAALCALITLTRVTSVVLLANLGQGVVRELRVDLSRQISAAPLRRIEELGPNRLLATLTDDINAISQALIFVPPICLNGSIIAGCLIYLGFLDQGLLGMLLVAMLIGIVTYFVPAQLGMRKFHAAREQQDHLFGYFEGLIRGGKELRLHRPRRRVFGRLLAGVADLARKLRVKAALIYSAAEAWGRLLIFVVIGVLLFARPDFLGADRAVLTGFTLVLLFLMGPLQALLDSIPALGMAEVSAQKVASLGFSLDGAAGGAPRPPAVPARSWQRIEFRGVTHTYHREGQDHPFELGPIDLTLEPGELVFLVGGNGSGKTTLAKVFVGLYAPERGEILLDGQPVTETDRDDFRQLFSVVFSDFYLFDRLLGLEAPDLDQQAGRYLRELQIDHKVEIRDGQLSATDLSQGQRKRLALLTAYLEDRQIYVFDEWAADQDPVFKEVFYRRVLPDLKARGKTVLAISHDDRYFHLADRLVKLEDGRLRFSGTSHELPESQPQPALGSSLSR, encoded by the coding sequence ATGAAGTTCCTGCGCTTCGTGGCTGGCCAGTCCGGCCGAGCTCGCTGGATTTTGGCGGCGGCGGCGGCGATCGGTATCTTCAGCGGAGTCTTGAGTGTCGGCTTGGTCGCTCTGATCAACGCCGCCCTCAATGCCGAAGGCCCCAAGATGGCGGCCATCGGCTGGACCTTCGCCGCCCTCTGCGCTCTCATCACCCTCACCCGCGTGACATCCGTCGTGCTGCTCGCCAACCTCGGCCAGGGGGTGGTGCGCGAGCTGCGAGTCGATCTCAGCCGGCAGATCTCGGCGGCCCCCCTGCGGCGCATCGAGGAGCTCGGTCCGAATCGCCTTCTCGCCACCCTGACGGACGACATCAACGCCATCTCCCAGGCGCTGATCTTCGTGCCTCCGATCTGCCTCAACGGCTCGATCATCGCCGGCTGCCTGATCTATCTCGGCTTCCTGGATCAGGGATTGCTCGGCATGTTGCTGGTGGCGATGCTGATCGGCATCGTCACCTACTTCGTGCCGGCGCAGCTCGGCATGCGCAAGTTCCACGCCGCTCGCGAGCAGCAGGACCATCTCTTCGGCTACTTCGAGGGTTTGATTCGCGGCGGCAAGGAGCTGCGCCTGCACCGGCCGAGGCGGCGGGTTTTCGGTCGCTTGCTCGCCGGCGTCGCCGATCTCGCCCGCAAGCTGCGGGTCAAGGCGGCCTTGATCTACTCCGCCGCGGAGGCCTGGGGACGGCTGCTGATCTTCGTGGTCATCGGGGTGCTGCTCTTCGCCCGGCCGGATTTTCTGGGCGCCGACCGCGCCGTGCTCACCGGCTTCACTCTGGTGCTGCTGTTCCTGATGGGGCCGCTGCAGGCGCTCCTCGACTCGATTCCGGCCCTCGGCATGGCCGAAGTGTCGGCGCAGAAGGTCGCCAGCCTGGGCTTCAGCCTCGATGGCGCGGCCGGCGGAGCGCCGCGCCCGCCGGCGGTGCCGGCGCGCTCGTGGCAGCGCATCGAGTTTCGCGGCGTCACCCACACCTATCACCGTGAAGGTCAGGATCATCCCTTCGAGCTCGGCCCCATCGACCTCACCCTCGAACCCGGCGAGCTGGTGTTTCTAGTGGGTGGCAACGGCAGCGGCAAGACCACCTTGGCGAAGGTCTTCGTCGGCCTTTACGCTCCCGAGCGCGGCGAGATCCTGCTCGATGGCCAGCCGGTGACGGAGACTGATCGGGATGACTTCCGGCAGCTCTTTTCGGTGGTCTTCTCGGACTTCTATCTCTTCGATCGCCTGCTCGGCCTCGAGGCGCCGGATCTCGATCAGCAAGCCGGCCGCTATCTGCGCGAGCTGCAGATCGACCACAAGGTGGAGATTCGCGACGGCCAGCTCTCGGCGACGGATCTCTCCCAAGGGCAGCGCAAGCGCCTGGCGCTGCTGACGGCCTATCTCGAAGATCGCCAGATCTATGTCTTCGACGAGTGGGCCGCCGACCAGGACCCGGTCTTCAAAGAGGTCTTCTACCGCCGGGTGCTTCCGGACCTCAAGGCGCGCGGCAAGACCGTGCTGGCGATTTCGCACGACGATCGCTACTTCCACCTGGCCGATCGCCTCGTCAAGCTCGAGGACGGCCGCCTGCGGTTCAGCGGTACCAGTCACGAGTTGCCCGAATCGCAGCCGCAGCCGGCGCTGGGTTCGAGTCTGTCCCGGTAG
- a CDS encoding SidA/IucD/PvdA family monooxygenase, translating into MRIASSHPFDQRNPVDLLGIGFGPSNLALAAAVQEELVERRGERLSTLFLESKPGFAWHPGMLMEDARIQLSFLKDISTLRDPGSRYTFLRYLQEKGRLDQFINLRNFFPTRIEFCDYYAWVAQQLDDQVQYGVRVEGVEPVTSADGERVELLRVSARDEASGELHQVLAKNLVVATGGIPFLPPGVDLEGSERVFHSKDFLTAMTGKFLDRQAPHRFAVVGSGQTAAEVFQYLYTHYPNAEVTATVRRFAYKPADDSHFVNEIFFPEMVDKLYEMSPRQRDTVLSAHMDTNYSAVDLDLIQEIYEALYQRRVEGDERVKIRPFLELRGIADGRDSATLRFFNLVDEAFEFLEVDGAVLATGYHRPRNHRLLEALGDHLERDAGGHYLVDRNYRVMASDDFTPGIFLQGFCEDTHGLSDTLLSTLPARSMEILDSLRGVPRPRSLTRPEAEAAGS; encoded by the coding sequence ATGCGAATAGCGTCATCCCATCCCTTCGATCAGCGCAATCCCGTCGACCTCCTGGGCATCGGCTTCGGCCCATCCAATCTCGCCCTGGCGGCGGCGGTCCAAGAAGAGCTCGTCGAAAGGCGCGGTGAGCGTCTCTCGACTCTGTTCCTGGAGAGCAAACCGGGCTTTGCCTGGCATCCCGGCATGTTGATGGAGGATGCCCGGATCCAGCTCTCCTTCCTCAAGGACATTTCCACGCTGCGCGATCCCGGCAGCCGTTACACCTTCCTCAGATACCTGCAGGAGAAGGGGCGCCTCGATCAGTTCATCAACCTGCGCAACTTCTTCCCGACGCGCATCGAGTTCTGCGATTACTACGCCTGGGTGGCGCAGCAGCTCGACGACCAGGTGCAGTACGGCGTCCGGGTCGAGGGCGTCGAGCCGGTGACCTCGGCGGATGGTGAGCGGGTCGAGCTGTTGCGGGTGAGCGCCCGCGACGAGGCCAGCGGTGAGCTTCACCAGGTGCTGGCGAAGAACCTGGTGGTCGCCACCGGTGGCATTCCCTTCCTGCCGCCGGGGGTCGATCTCGAGGGCAGCGAGCGGGTCTTCCACTCGAAAGACTTTTTGACCGCCATGACCGGCAAGTTCCTCGATCGGCAGGCACCGCACCGCTTCGCGGTGGTGGGGTCCGGGCAGACCGCGGCGGAGGTCTTTCAATACCTCTACACCCACTATCCCAATGCCGAAGTCACGGCCACCGTCCGGCGCTTCGCCTACAAGCCGGCGGACGACAGCCACTTCGTCAACGAGATCTTCTTTCCGGAGATGGTGGACAAGCTCTACGAGATGTCGCCACGGCAGCGCGACACGGTGCTGTCGGCGCACATGGACACCAATTACTCGGCCGTCGACCTCGACCTGATCCAGGAGATCTACGAGGCTTTGTACCAGCGTCGGGTCGAAGGCGACGAGCGGGTCAAGATTCGTCCCTTCCTGGAGTTGCGCGGTATCGCCGACGGTCGCGACAGCGCCACCCTGCGGTTCTTCAATCTGGTGGACGAGGCCTTCGAGTTCCTCGAGGTCGATGGCGCCGTGCTCGCCACCGGCTATCACCGGCCGCGCAACCACCGCCTGCTCGAGGCCCTTGGCGACCATCTCGAGCGCGATGCCGGCGGCCACTACCTGGTGGACCGCAACTACCGCGTGATGGCCAGCGACGACTTCACGCCGGGAATCTTCCTGCAGGGATTCTGTGAGGACACCCACGGCCTGAGCGACACCCTGCTGTCCACCCTGCCGGCGCGCTCGATGGAGATCCTCGACTCGCTGCGTGGCGTGCCCCGGCCGCGGTCTCTGACCCGGCCCGAGGCCGAGGCGGCGGGATCATGA
- a CDS encoding class I tRNA ligase family protein, giving the protein MRKAPLHIQGVDPEKFYRAYGIQCQQVYPWEGVSETPFFTAWGVVPPGGTARAHKHQEHESFVIVQGRGRMRVDDQSREVGPGDVILMEPFAEHELTNLSQSDELLFLDLCWEDMEQAVRRNRAALASDEQAARVLVTATPPTPNGDLHVGHLSGPYLGADIFTRYCRQRGREAAYLSGADDHQSYTETKGAVLGQTPRQVADRFGDAIVETLRQADIEISHFARPLTSTHHRALTAEVFARLVDRGAIVKRQAPTLYCVPCERFLFEAHVVGSCPHCGASSNGNACEACGRPNDSAELHDPSCKRCGGEPELRPQERFFFPLAPFAERLERYWDGVQMGAHLRSLCDVMLSDGLPDIAVSQQSDWGIPVPVEGFEDQAIYVWFEMAPGYLAATRELGEQAEDAFWRSAEAEVVQFFGFDNGYFHAVLFPAIFMAFDDSLRLPTTFVTNEFYRYEGEKFSTSRNHAMWARELLAEVPVDVARYCLAFDGPEREQSNFTLAGLRETARRELMDGWERWLRSLGRKLAQVEGVVPSTGGWTAEQQSFFQSLIDLSADAAEAYEAASFSPQRAARVLSEVVREAHRFGSGQEHWRALPGRYEEWRTALALEVLAAKTLALLAAPLMPRFSARLLSALGREGSPVWDEIPRFLPGGSSVGSLDVAWFSPVATPRFAAV; this is encoded by the coding sequence ATGAGGAAGGCGCCACTGCACATCCAGGGGGTCGATCCGGAGAAGTTCTACCGCGCCTACGGCATTCAGTGCCAGCAAGTCTACCCCTGGGAAGGGGTCAGCGAGACGCCCTTCTTCACCGCCTGGGGGGTGGTGCCGCCGGGCGGCACGGCGCGGGCCCACAAGCACCAGGAGCACGAGAGCTTCGTGATCGTCCAGGGGCGTGGCCGGATGAGGGTCGACGATCAGAGCCGCGAGGTCGGTCCCGGCGACGTCATCCTGATGGAGCCCTTCGCCGAGCACGAGCTGACCAATCTCTCGCAGAGCGACGAGCTGCTCTTTCTCGATCTCTGCTGGGAGGACATGGAGCAGGCGGTGCGCCGCAACCGCGCGGCGCTGGCCAGCGATGAGCAGGCTGCACGGGTGCTGGTGACAGCGACCCCGCCGACGCCCAACGGCGACCTCCACGTCGGTCACCTCTCGGGGCCCTATCTCGGCGCCGACATCTTCACTCGCTATTGCCGGCAGCGCGGTCGCGAGGCGGCCTATCTCAGCGGTGCCGACGATCATCAGAGCTACACCGAGACCAAGGGGGCGGTCCTCGGCCAGACGCCGCGTCAGGTGGCGGACCGTTTCGGCGATGCGATCGTCGAAACCCTGCGCCAGGCCGACATCGAGATCAGCCATTTCGCCCGGCCCCTGACCTCGACCCATCACCGCGCCCTCACCGCCGAGGTCTTCGCTCGCCTGGTCGACCGCGGCGCGATCGTCAAGCGGCAAGCGCCGACGCTCTACTGCGTGCCCTGCGAGCGCTTCCTGTTCGAGGCCCACGTGGTCGGCTCCTGCCCCCATTGCGGTGCCTCCTCGAACGGCAATGCCTGCGAGGCCTGCGGTCGCCCCAACGACAGCGCCGAGCTCCACGATCCCTCCTGCAAGCGCTGTGGCGGGGAGCCCGAGCTGCGCCCACAGGAGCGCTTCTTTTTCCCCCTGGCGCCTTTCGCCGAGCGCCTCGAGCGCTACTGGGACGGAGTGCAGATGGGAGCCCATCTGCGCTCCCTGTGCGACGTCATGCTCTCCGACGGCCTACCGGACATCGCCGTCAGCCAGCAAAGTGACTGGGGGATCCCGGTGCCGGTCGAGGGTTTCGAGGACCAGGCGATCTACGTCTGGTTCGAGATGGCGCCGGGCTACCTGGCGGCGACACGCGAGCTCGGTGAGCAGGCGGAGGATGCCTTTTGGCGCTCCGCAGAGGCCGAGGTCGTGCAGTTCTTCGGCTTCGACAACGGTTACTTCCACGCCGTGCTGTTCCCCGCCATCTTCATGGCCTTCGACGACAGCCTGCGGTTGCCGACGACCTTCGTGACCAACGAGTTCTATCGCTACGAGGGCGAAAAGTTCTCCACCAGCCGCAACCATGCCATGTGGGCGCGGGAGCTGCTGGCGGAGGTACCCGTCGACGTGGCGCGCTACTGCCTGGCCTTCGACGGTCCCGAGCGCGAGCAGAGCAACTTCACCCTCGCCGGCCTGCGCGAAACGGCGCGGCGCGAGCTGATGGACGGCTGGGAGCGCTGGCTGCGCTCGCTAGGTCGCAAGCTCGCTCAGGTCGAAGGTGTGGTGCCCAGCACCGGCGGCTGGACCGCCGAGCAGCAGAGCTTTTTCCAGTCCCTGATCGATCTCTCGGCGGACGCCGCCGAGGCCTACGAGGCGGCATCTTTCTCGCCCCAGCGGGCGGCGCGGGTGCTCTCCGAGGTGGTGCGCGAGGCGCATCGCTTCGGCAGTGGTCAGGAGCACTGGCGGGCCCTCCCGGGGCGCTACGAAGAGTGGCGCACGGCCCTCGCCCTCGAAGTACTGGCGGCCAAGACGTTGGCCCTGCTGGCCGCTCCGCTGATGCCGCGCTTCAGCGCCCGCCTGCTCTCGGCCTTGGGCCGTGAAGGCAGTCCGGTGTGGGACGAGATCCCGCGATTCCTGCCCGGCGGCAGCTCCGTCGGAAGCCTCGACGTCGCCTGGTTCTCGCCGGTCGCGACGCCGCGGTTCGCCGCCGTTTGA